The proteins below are encoded in one region of Micromonospora pisi:
- a CDS encoding sigma-70 family RNA polymerase sigma factor, which translates to MSSAGRGVPDTGMVIAAQRGNQHALDDLVANSLPLVYNIVGRALRGHADVDDVVQETLVRVVRHLTDLRDPGAFRPWLVAITIRQIRDWEQHRRTALIRDAGIDAIHEVPDPAADFAEVTILRLGLTDQRREVAEATRWLDPDDQELLALWWLEETGELGRADLAAALGLSVSHAAVRIHRMKEQIQTARTVVRALRGRPGCPDLRNMTAGWNGTPTPLWRKRLARHVRDCMFCGRYREDFLPIDRLLAGLPLLPLPASFGDQISTAAAYAGAAPSHAATAAHQAPAAGGGLPDGSAVDGSGWLGHLFTGGARKVLIPFSAAAAVATLVAGALVVTKLTGPTPPPVAAPPAVDAGLAPVDPSTSPTPTPLVTPSASASPSVKATPSAKPSSRAPAVGPAVTSAKKGVGVWEFSGVSQALSNSKASWYYTWSTQHSGINTPSGATFVPMIWGSKSVTAAELARAKAAGPYLLGFNEPDLREQSNMTPEQALDLWPQLVATGSTLGSPAVAWGGADAGGWLDRFMSGAKSRGLRVDFITLHWYGGDFNTTNAVNQLKQYIQAVYNRYKLPIWLTEFALMNFADGAQRFPTQAQQAAFLTAATKMLGGLSFVHRYAWFGLPATDRDQSGLFRTGTEATAVGRAFQAAG; encoded by the coding sequence ATGTCCTCAGCCGGTCGGGGCGTACCCGATACCGGGATGGTCATCGCGGCCCAGCGGGGCAACCAGCACGCGCTCGACGATCTGGTGGCGAACTCCCTTCCACTCGTCTACAACATCGTCGGCCGGGCACTGCGCGGGCACGCCGACGTCGACGACGTGGTCCAGGAGACCCTGGTACGGGTCGTCCGTCACCTGACCGACCTGCGCGACCCCGGGGCGTTCCGGCCCTGGCTGGTGGCGATCACCATCCGGCAGATCCGCGACTGGGAACAGCATCGCCGTACCGCGCTGATCCGCGACGCCGGAATCGACGCGATCCACGAGGTGCCCGACCCGGCGGCTGACTTCGCCGAGGTGACGATTCTTCGGCTCGGCCTCACCGACCAGCGCCGCGAGGTTGCCGAGGCGACCCGTTGGCTCGACCCGGACGACCAGGAACTGCTCGCCCTGTGGTGGCTGGAGGAGACCGGTGAACTCGGTCGCGCCGACCTGGCCGCCGCGCTCGGCCTCAGCGTCAGCCACGCGGCCGTACGGATCCACCGGATGAAGGAGCAGATCCAGACCGCCCGTACGGTCGTCCGGGCACTGCGCGGTCGACCCGGTTGCCCGGATCTGCGGAACATGACGGCCGGTTGGAACGGCACGCCCACCCCGCTCTGGCGCAAGCGCCTGGCCCGGCACGTACGGGACTGCATGTTCTGCGGGCGCTACCGCGAGGACTTCCTTCCGATCGACCGGCTCCTCGCCGGGCTGCCGCTGCTCCCACTGCCGGCGAGCTTCGGTGACCAGATCTCCACCGCCGCCGCGTACGCGGGCGCGGCCCCGTCGCACGCGGCGACCGCCGCCCACCAGGCGCCCGCCGCCGGGGGCGGGCTGCCCGACGGTTCCGCCGTGGACGGGTCGGGCTGGCTCGGCCACCTCTTCACCGGCGGCGCCCGCAAGGTGCTGATCCCGTTCAGCGCCGCCGCCGCGGTGGCCACGCTGGTGGCCGGCGCGCTGGTGGTGACCAAGTTGACCGGCCCGACACCACCCCCGGTGGCCGCCCCGCCGGCGGTTGACGCCGGCCTGGCCCCGGTCGACCCGAGCACCAGCCCGACGCCCACGCCCCTGGTCACCCCGTCGGCCTCGGCCAGCCCTTCGGTGAAGGCGACGCCGAGCGCCAAGCCGAGCAGCCGGGCGCCCGCCGTCGGACCGGCGGTCACCTCGGCGAAGAAGGGTGTCGGCGTCTGGGAGTTCAGCGGCGTGAGTCAGGCGCTGAGCAACTCGAAGGCGAGTTGGTACTACACCTGGAGCACCCAGCACTCCGGTATCAACACCCCGAGCGGGGCCACCTTCGTACCGATGATCTGGGGTTCGAAGAGTGTCACCGCCGCCGAACTCGCCCGCGCCAAGGCCGCCGGACCGTACCTGCTCGGTTTCAACGAGCCGGACCTGCGTGAACAGTCGAACATGACGCCGGAGCAGGCGCTCGACCTCTGGCCGCAGCTGGTCGCCACCGGCAGCACGCTGGGCAGCCCGGCGGTCGCCTGGGGCGGCGCCGACGCGGGTGGCTGGCTGGACCGGTTCATGTCCGGGGCGAAGTCACGCGGTCTGCGGGTCGACTTCATCACCCTGCACTGGTACGGCGGCGACTTCAACACCACCAACGCGGTCAACCAGCTGAAGCAGTACATCCAGGCGGTCTACAACCGCTACAAGCTGCCGATCTGGCTGACCGAGTTCGCCCTGATGAACTTTGCCGACGGCGCCCAGCGTTTCCCGACCCAGGCGCAGCAGGCCGCGTTTCTCACCGCTGCCACGAAGATGCTCGGTGGCCTTTCCTTCGTGCACCGGTACGCCTGGTTCGGGCTGCCCGCGACCGACCGGGACCAGTCCGGACTGTTCCGTACCGGTACCGAGGCGACCGCGGTCGGCCGGGCCTTCCAAGCCGCCGGTTGA
- the treY gene encoding malto-oligosyltrehalose synthase gives MPTGAHRQVTATYRVQVRPGFDLDATAGLTGYLASLGVTHLYSAPLLTAAPGSAHGYDVVDPRAVNPELGGEAARRRLVQALRAVGLGLVVDIVPNHAGVAVPVANPAWWDVLRRGRSSPYAAWFDIDWSRPRLLLPVLADDAGRTGGPDAPDALDDLKIADGELRYHEHRYPIADGTDGGSPREVHDRQHYELVSWRRGDTELGYRRFFAVSDLAGVRVEDPEVFDATHAEVLRWVAAGEVDGIRVDHPDGLRDPAGYLARLRAAAPETWLVVEKILEYGEELPDWPVDGTTGYEALASVCGLFVDPAAAGDFTVLDTTVTGRPTSWPSLIHHCKRTVVTRLFAAELNRLARLVPEVAPESARAALAELAACFPVYRGYPPHGARHLAMARSEAGRRRPDLTATLDTVTAHLRDPDDELAQRFPQLTGAVMAKGVEDTAYYRWSRFVALNEVGGSPARFGVPPAEFHRAAAARQERWPAGMTTLSTHDTKRGEDVRARLAVLAELPADWARRVRDWMARFPLPDPSLAHLLWQTAVGAWPVERDRLHTYAEKAAREAAASTSWSDPDPRFEHALHHLVDRMYDDEALHAEISAFADRLTRPGWSNSLGQKLVQLTMPGVPDTYQGTELWENSLVDPDNRRPVDFAVRRELLDRLDAGWLPPVDASGAVKLLVVSRTLRLRRDRPELFTGYRPVPVHGSAAEHAVAFDRGGVLAVATRLPVGLARRGGWGGTWLSPSVNNVTELFTGRVYSDERVLLAELLADYPVALLVRSKPVEAS, from the coding sequence ATGCCCACCGGTGCCCACCGACAGGTCACGGCAACCTACCGGGTGCAGGTCCGACCCGGATTCGACCTGGACGCCACCGCCGGCCTCACCGGCTACCTGGCCTCCCTCGGCGTCACGCACCTCTACAGCGCGCCGCTGCTGACCGCCGCCCCCGGCTCGGCGCACGGTTACGACGTGGTCGACCCCCGCGCGGTCAACCCGGAACTCGGTGGCGAGGCCGCCCGGCGGCGGCTCGTCCAGGCGCTCCGGGCGGTGGGGCTGGGGTTGGTCGTGGACATCGTGCCCAACCACGCCGGGGTCGCCGTACCGGTGGCGAATCCGGCCTGGTGGGATGTGCTGCGCCGAGGTCGCTCGTCGCCGTACGCGGCATGGTTCGACATCGACTGGTCGCGTCCCCGGTTGCTGCTCCCGGTCCTCGCCGACGACGCGGGTCGGACCGGCGGGCCGGACGCCCCCGATGCCCTCGACGACCTCAAGATCGCCGACGGGGAGCTGCGCTACCACGAACACCGGTACCCGATCGCCGACGGCACCGACGGCGGCAGCCCACGCGAGGTGCACGACCGGCAGCACTACGAGCTGGTCTCGTGGCGGCGCGGCGACACCGAACTGGGCTACCGGCGCTTCTTCGCCGTCTCCGACCTGGCCGGCGTCCGCGTCGAGGACCCGGAGGTCTTCGACGCCACCCACGCCGAGGTGCTGCGCTGGGTGGCGGCCGGCGAGGTGGACGGCATCCGGGTCGACCACCCCGACGGGCTCCGCGACCCGGCCGGCTACCTGGCCCGGCTGCGGGCCGCCGCACCGGAGACCTGGCTGGTGGTGGAGAAGATCCTCGAGTACGGCGAGGAGCTGCCGGACTGGCCGGTCGACGGAACCACCGGGTACGAGGCCCTCGCCTCGGTCTGCGGACTCTTCGTCGACCCGGCGGCGGCCGGCGACTTCACCGTCCTCGACACCACCGTCACCGGCCGCCCCACCTCCTGGCCCTCGCTGATCCACCACTGCAAGCGCACCGTCGTCACCCGGCTCTTCGCCGCCGAACTGAACCGGCTGGCCCGGCTGGTGCCGGAGGTCGCACCGGAGTCGGCCCGCGCCGCGCTGGCCGAACTCGCCGCGTGTTTCCCGGTCTACCGGGGCTACCCGCCGCACGGCGCCCGGCACCTGGCGATGGCCCGGTCGGAGGCGGGCCGGCGGCGGCCGGACCTGACCGCCACCCTGGACACGGTCACCGCCCACCTCCGTGACCCCGACGACGAACTGGCACAACGGTTCCCCCAGCTCACCGGGGCGGTGATGGCCAAAGGTGTGGAGGACACCGCCTACTACCGGTGGAGCCGGTTCGTGGCGTTGAACGAGGTCGGCGGCAGCCCGGCCCGGTTCGGCGTACCACCGGCGGAGTTCCACCGTGCCGCCGCCGCCCGCCAGGAACGTTGGCCGGCCGGGATGACCACGCTCAGCACCCACGACACCAAACGCGGCGAGGACGTGCGGGCCCGGCTGGCCGTACTCGCCGAACTTCCCGCCGACTGGGCGCGACGGGTACGTGACTGGATGGCCCGCTTTCCCCTGCCCGACCCGTCGCTCGCGCACCTGCTGTGGCAGACCGCCGTCGGCGCCTGGCCGGTCGAGCGGGACCGGCTGCACACGTACGCGGAGAAGGCGGCCCGGGAGGCGGCGGCCTCGACCAGTTGGTCCGACCCGGACCCGAGGTTCGAACACGCCCTGCATCACCTGGTCGACCGGATGTACGACGACGAGGCGTTGCACGCCGAGATCAGCGCCTTCGCCGACCGCCTCACCCGGCCCGGCTGGTCCAACTCGCTCGGCCAGAAGCTGGTGCAGCTCACCATGCCCGGGGTGCCGGACACCTACCAGGGCACCGAGCTGTGGGAGAACTCCCTGGTCGACCCGGACAACCGGCGCCCGGTCGACTTCGCCGTACGCCGGGAACTGCTGGACCGGCTCGACGCCGGCTGGCTGCCGCCGGTCGACGCCAGCGGGGCGGTGAAGCTGCTGGTGGTCTCCCGGACCCTGCGCCTGCGCCGGGACCGGCCGGAACTCTTCACCGGCTACCGTCCGGTGCCGGTGCACGGCTCAGCCGCCGAACACGCGGTCGCCTTCGACCGGGGCGGTGTGCTCGCGGTGGCGACCCGGCTGCCGGTCGGCCTGGCCCGACGGGGCGGCTGGGGCGGCACCTGGCTGTCACCCTCCGTTAATAACGTGACCGAGCTGTTCACCGGACGCGTCTACAGTGACGAACGGGTCCTCCTGGCCGAACTGCTGGCCGACTACCCGGTGGCACTGCTCGTTCGAAGCAAGCCCGTGGAGGCATCATGA
- the treZ gene encoding malto-oligosyltrehalose trehalohydrolase codes for MTEFTVWAPEASRVRLRLVGTGDHEMMAGPDGWWRLDVPEAGPGTDYAYLLDDGDQALPDPRSAWQPDGVHGYSRVYDHGAYEWTDQRWTGRQLPGGVLYELHVGTFTPEGTFDSAIERLDHLVDLGVDLIELLPVNAFNGEHNWGYDGVCWFAPHHGYGGPDGLKRLVDAAHARGLGVILDVVYNHFGPSGAYAPLFGPYLAETSNTWGRSVNLDGPHSDEVRHYIVDSVVMWLRDYHLDGLRLDAVHALRDHRAIPLLEELATEVEALSTHVGRPLSLIAESDLNDPRLITPREAGGFGLHAQWNDDAHHALHTLLTGEEQGYYADFGSLESLADVLAGAFFHAGGWSSFRGRSHGRPVDRHRVPGHRFVAYLQNHDQIGNRASGDRLSASLSPGLQRVGATLLLTAPFTPMLFMGEEWGASTPWQFFTSHPEPELAAAVATGRRREFAAHGWPETEVPDPQDPQTFVRSRLDWAELEKPEHRDMLDFYRRLIKLRRSHPDLSDPRLDRIGVRYGDQFLVVRRGNCVVAANLAGKPQRIDLASGVRAVLLATGPGASVTRNGVELPAESAVIVAV; via the coding sequence ATGACCGAGTTCACGGTCTGGGCACCGGAAGCGTCGCGGGTACGCCTACGCCTGGTCGGTACGGGTGACCACGAGATGATGGCCGGCCCGGACGGCTGGTGGCGCCTTGACGTACCGGAGGCCGGGCCCGGCACCGACTACGCGTACCTGCTCGACGACGGGGACCAGGCGCTGCCCGACCCACGGTCGGCGTGGCAACCCGACGGGGTGCACGGATACAGCCGGGTCTACGACCATGGCGCGTACGAGTGGACCGACCAACGCTGGACCGGCCGGCAGCTACCCGGCGGGGTCCTGTACGAGCTGCACGTCGGCACCTTCACCCCGGAGGGCACGTTCGACTCCGCGATCGAGCGGCTCGACCACCTGGTCGACCTCGGGGTCGACCTGATCGAACTGCTGCCGGTGAACGCCTTCAACGGCGAGCACAACTGGGGCTACGACGGGGTCTGCTGGTTCGCCCCGCACCACGGATACGGCGGGCCGGACGGTCTGAAACGGCTGGTCGACGCGGCCCACGCACGTGGCCTGGGAGTGATCCTCGACGTCGTCTACAACCACTTCGGCCCCTCGGGGGCGTACGCGCCGCTCTTCGGTCCGTACCTGGCGGAGACGAGCAACACCTGGGGACGCTCGGTCAACCTCGACGGCCCCCACTCCGACGAGGTGCGCCACTACATCGTCGACAGTGTGGTGATGTGGCTGCGTGACTACCACCTCGACGGGTTGCGGTTGGATGCCGTGCACGCGCTCCGCGACCATCGGGCGATTCCGCTGCTGGAGGAGTTGGCGACCGAGGTGGAGGCACTGTCGACGCATGTCGGCCGGCCGTTGTCACTGATCGCCGAGTCGGACCTGAACGATCCGCGACTGATCACCCCTCGGGAGGCGGGCGGGTTCGGGCTGCACGCCCAGTGGAACGACGACGCCCACCACGCCCTGCACACCCTGCTCACCGGCGAGGAACAGGGCTACTACGCGGACTTCGGTTCGTTGGAGTCGCTCGCCGACGTACTGGCCGGCGCGTTCTTCCACGCCGGTGGCTGGTCCAGCTTCCGGGGGCGTAGCCACGGCCGCCCGGTCGACCGGCACCGGGTGCCTGGCCACCGGTTCGTCGCGTACCTACAGAACCACGATCAGATCGGCAACCGGGCCAGCGGCGACCGGCTCTCCGCGTCACTCTCCCCGGGTTTGCAGCGGGTCGGCGCGACCCTGCTGCTCACCGCGCCGTTCACGCCGATGCTCTTCATGGGCGAGGAGTGGGGGGCGAGTACCCCGTGGCAGTTCTTCACGAGTCATCCGGAACCGGAGCTGGCCGCCGCGGTGGCGACCGGTCGACGCCGTGAGTTCGCCGCGCACGGCTGGCCGGAGACGGAGGTGCCGGATCCGCAGGACCCGCAGACCTTCGTCCGCTCCCGGCTCGACTGGGCCGAGTTGGAGAAGCCGGAACACCGCGACATGCTGGACTTCTACCGACGACTGATCAAGCTGCGCCGCAGCCACCCGGATCTCTCCGACCCTCGGCTGGACCGGATCGGGGTGCGCTACGGGGACCAGTTCCTGGTGGTCCGTCGAGGCAACTGTGTGGTGGCGGCGAATCTGGCCGGCAAGCCGCAGCGGATCGACCTGGCCAGTGGCGTACGCGCCGTGCTGTTGGCGACCGGTCCGGGGGCGAGCGTGACCCGTAACGGGGTCGAGTTGCCGGCGGAGTCCGCCGTCATCGTCGCGGTCTAG
- a CDS encoding MFS transporter — protein sequence MRLLRDRNAVLFVGVSLVAGFGGTAMSLAAGLWALGLTGSTSLAALAAACVFAPSLLGPALGVLVDRLPRQPLLVGTSLGMAGLLLLLLAVRSADQLWLLYTVMLGYGVSYVLLDAGEAAVLPAALPDDQLGGLNGLRMSAQEGTKLIAPLVGAALFTWIGGPAVALLSAALLGIAAGLYAAIRTTAAYVEDRAPEPRPAGRSRDGVDFLRGHRPLRAVVLVASVTMLMSGLGSAVLYAVVRDGLHQPAAFAGVITSVHGVGSIIGGLLAGRLLDRYGELPLAGWAALVFAAGTALRCLPWSPAVLVSGVLMGVGLPWTVIAAMTAVQRRTPHALLGRVAATANSLVFAPTSIALLTGAGLLAVVDYRIPLGTAALGALLAGGWLLTRRDAEPLSVPAPVPAEPLSVPAPVPAEPTPAPTPAPATPMAAAPIART from the coding sequence GTGCGACTGCTCCGGGACCGGAACGCGGTTCTCTTTGTCGGGGTCTCCCTGGTCGCCGGCTTCGGCGGTACGGCGATGTCGCTCGCCGCCGGACTCTGGGCGCTCGGCCTGACCGGCTCCACCAGCCTGGCCGCCCTCGCCGCCGCCTGCGTGTTCGCGCCCAGCCTGCTCGGACCGGCGCTCGGCGTACTGGTCGACCGGCTGCCCCGCCAGCCGCTGCTGGTCGGGACCAGCCTGGGCATGGCTGGCCTGCTGCTCCTGCTGCTCGCGGTCCGCTCCGCCGACCAGCTCTGGCTGCTCTACACGGTGATGCTCGGCTACGGCGTCAGCTACGTACTGCTGGACGCGGGCGAGGCGGCGGTGCTGCCGGCGGCACTGCCGGACGACCAGCTCGGCGGTCTCAACGGCCTGCGGATGAGCGCACAGGAGGGCACCAAGCTGATCGCCCCGCTGGTCGGCGCCGCACTGTTCACCTGGATCGGTGGTCCGGCGGTCGCCCTGCTCAGCGCCGCCCTGCTCGGCATCGCCGCCGGCCTCTACGCCGCCATCCGCACCACGGCCGCGTACGTCGAGGACCGCGCCCCGGAACCCCGACCCGCTGGACGATCCCGCGACGGCGTCGACTTCCTCCGCGGCCATCGGCCACTGCGTGCCGTCGTACTGGTCGCCTCGGTCACCATGCTGATGTCCGGCCTCGGCTCGGCGGTGCTGTACGCGGTGGTCCGCGACGGCCTGCACCAACCAGCCGCCTTCGCCGGGGTGATCACCTCGGTACACGGTGTCGGCTCGATCATCGGCGGGCTGCTCGCCGGCCGACTCCTCGACCGGTACGGCGAACTGCCGCTCGCCGGCTGGGCCGCCCTCGTCTTTGCCGCCGGTACGGCCCTACGTTGCCTCCCCTGGTCACCAGCCGTGCTGGTCAGCGGCGTGCTCATGGGAGTCGGTCTGCCGTGGACAGTGATCGCGGCGATGACAGCGGTCCAGCGACGTACGCCGCACGCCCTGCTCGGCCGGGTAGCCGCCACCGCCAACTCGCTGGTCTTCGCACCCACCTCGATCGCCCTGCTGACCGGGGCCGGGCTGCTGGCCGTGGTCGACTACCGGATCCCTCTCGGCACGGCCGCGCTCGGCGCGCTACTGGCCGGTGGCTGGCTGCTGACCCGCCGCGACGCCGAACCGCTGAGCGTCCCCGCTCCCGTTCCCGCCGAACCGCTGAGCGTCCCCGCTCCCGTTCCCGCCGAACCGACCCCGGCCCCAACCCCGGCCCCGGCCACCCCGATGGCGGCTGCCCCAATCGCTCGCACCTGA
- a CDS encoding DUF305 domain-containing protein, with the protein MAGVTGRGVATGDGAGHGRLFGALTILVVTALAVALVQGWGRGTSRAKAGQPASTATAAPVVLSGTDVAFIQLMIPMNDRALAFFSYLDSSAATTPALRELAGRLTSTHRAELAELRSLLAAGNVAEENIHEGHQMPGMITELRIADLEAAPAAEFGPRVVTVIREHLAQSAVVARSEQESGGSDRTRALAAGLERSRNEELVLLDAVPGADSAQE; encoded by the coding sequence GTGGCGGGTGTGACCGGGCGGGGTGTCGCGACCGGCGACGGTGCCGGTCACGGGCGTCTGTTCGGGGCGCTCACGATCCTGGTGGTGACCGCGTTGGCGGTGGCGTTGGTGCAGGGCTGGGGCCGCGGAACGTCCCGGGCGAAGGCGGGGCAGCCAGCGTCGACCGCGACCGCCGCACCGGTGGTGCTGAGCGGCACGGACGTGGCGTTCATCCAACTGATGATCCCGATGAACGACCGGGCGCTGGCCTTCTTCTCGTACCTCGATTCCAGTGCGGCCACCACACCGGCGCTACGCGAGCTGGCCGGCCGGCTCACCTCGACCCACCGGGCCGAACTGGCCGAACTGCGGTCGTTGCTGGCCGCCGGGAACGTGGCCGAGGAGAACATCCATGAGGGGCACCAGATGCCCGGCATGATCACCGAGCTTCGGATCGCCGATCTCGAGGCCGCGCCGGCCGCCGAGTTCGGCCCCCGCGTGGTCACCGTGATCCGGGAACACCTGGCCCAGAGCGCGGTGGTGGCCCGGTCGGAGCAGGAGTCCGGTGGCAGCGACCGGACCAGGGCCCTCGCCGCCGGGTTGGAGCGTTCGCGCAACGAGGAGCTTGTGCTGCTCGACGCGGTGCCGGGCGCCGACTCCGCACAGGAGTGA
- a CDS encoding PadR family transcriptional regulator, whose amino-acid sequence MTEPPMREPTFMILTALVEGPQHGYAILTEVRRISGGRVELRAGTLYAVLDRLRADGLAEVEREELVQSRMRRYYRLTALGVRRLAEETSRLRDNAEAATVRLRRAGLLLEGGAA is encoded by the coding sequence ATGACCGAGCCTCCCATGCGAGAGCCCACCTTCATGATCCTCACTGCCCTGGTCGAGGGCCCCCAGCACGGCTACGCGATCCTGACGGAGGTGCGACGGATCTCCGGCGGACGGGTTGAGCTCCGCGCCGGCACGTTGTACGCGGTGTTGGATCGCCTGCGCGCCGACGGGCTGGCCGAGGTTGAACGCGAGGAGCTGGTGCAGTCACGCATGCGCCGCTACTACCGACTCACCGCACTGGGCGTCCGGCGCCTGGCCGAGGAAACCAGCCGACTTCGCGACAACGCGGAAGCCGCCACCGTCCGGCTGCGACGCGCCGGCCTGCTGCTGGAGGGTGGCGCGGCATGA
- the glgX gene encoding glycogen debranching protein GlgX: MQVWPGERYPLGATYDGTGTNFAIFSEVAESVELCLFDEWDLGAERRVPLPEVDAYVWHAYLPGVQPGQRYGFRVHGPYDPANGVRCNPHKLLLDPYAKAIDGEVVWDPAVYDYDLADPDRMSETDSAPFMPKAVVVNPYFDWGNDSPPRTPYHHSLIYEAHVRGLTRRHPEIPEELRGTYAAIAHPAIIEHLTRLGVTAIELMPVHEFVHDHRLTDLGLRNYWGYNTIGFFAPHHGYSALGRLGQQVQEFRAMVKALHAAGIEVILDVVYNHTAEGNHLGPALSFKGVDNRSYYRLSEEDPRYYVDYTGTGNSLNVRSPHSLQLIMDSLRYWVQEMHVDGFRFDLAATLAREFYDVDRLSTFFEVVQQDPVVSQVKLIAEPWDVGPGGYQVGNFPPVWTEWNGKYRDTVRDFWRGEPATLSEFASRICGSADLYQDDGRRPFHSINFVTCHDGFTLNDLVSYNDKHNEANGEENRDGEGHNRSWNCGVEGPTDDPEVLALRARQRRNFLATLMLSQGVPMIGHGDELGRTQHGNNNAYCQDNELAWVDWANVDEQLLEFVRTLTAFRARHQVFHRRRFFTGLPVQTRSADAPLPDLAWYTPDGREMTGADWGNDFGRALTLFVNGDGIRERGQYGQRHRDHSFLLLFNAHDAALDFTLPGEEFGQKWERVISTAEPDPDDPTVIETGATVRVPDRSLVALERMV; encoded by the coding sequence ATGCAGGTCTGGCCGGGGGAACGGTATCCGCTGGGGGCGACCTACGACGGCACGGGAACCAACTTCGCGATCTTCTCGGAGGTGGCCGAGTCGGTCGAACTCTGCCTCTTCGACGAGTGGGACCTCGGCGCCGAGCGTCGCGTCCCACTGCCGGAGGTGGACGCGTACGTCTGGCACGCGTACCTGCCGGGGGTGCAGCCGGGACAGCGGTACGGCTTCCGGGTGCACGGGCCGTACGACCCAGCGAACGGGGTGCGGTGCAATCCGCACAAGCTGCTGCTCGACCCGTACGCGAAGGCGATCGACGGTGAGGTGGTCTGGGATCCGGCGGTCTACGACTACGACCTGGCCGACCCGGACCGGATGTCGGAGACCGACTCGGCGCCGTTCATGCCCAAGGCGGTGGTGGTCAACCCGTACTTCGACTGGGGCAACGACAGCCCGCCCCGGACGCCGTACCACCACTCGTTGATCTACGAGGCACACGTACGGGGGCTGACCCGGCGGCACCCGGAGATCCCCGAGGAGCTGCGCGGCACGTACGCCGCGATCGCCCACCCGGCGATCATCGAGCACCTGACCCGGCTCGGCGTGACCGCGATCGAACTGATGCCGGTGCACGAGTTCGTGCACGACCACCGCCTGACCGACCTGGGGCTGCGCAACTACTGGGGGTACAACACCATCGGCTTCTTCGCCCCGCACCACGGCTACTCGGCGCTGGGCCGGCTCGGCCAGCAGGTGCAGGAGTTCCGGGCGATGGTGAAGGCGCTGCACGCGGCCGGCATCGAGGTGATCCTCGACGTGGTCTACAACCACACCGCCGAGGGCAACCACCTCGGCCCGGCGCTCTCGTTCAAGGGTGTGGACAACCGGTCCTACTACCGGCTCTCGGAAGAGGACCCCCGCTACTACGTCGACTACACCGGAACCGGCAACAGCCTAAACGTACGCAGCCCGCACTCACTGCAACTGATCATGGATTCGCTCCGGTACTGGGTGCAGGAGATGCACGTCGACGGTTTCCGGTTCGACCTGGCCGCCACCCTGGCCCGGGAGTTCTACGACGTGGACCGCCTCTCCACCTTCTTCGAGGTGGTCCAGCAGGACCCGGTGGTCAGTCAGGTGAAGTTGATCGCCGAGCCGTGGGACGTCGGCCCCGGCGGCTACCAGGTGGGCAACTTCCCGCCGGTCTGGACCGAGTGGAACGGCAAGTACCGGGACACCGTGCGCGACTTCTGGCGCGGTGAACCGGCCACCCTGTCGGAGTTCGCCTCCCGCATCTGCGGCTCCGCCGACCTCTACCAGGACGACGGGCGCCGCCCGTTCCACAGCATCAACTTCGTCACCTGCCACGACGGCTTCACCCTGAACGACCTGGTCTCGTACAACGACAAGCACAACGAGGCCAACGGCGAGGAGAACCGCGACGGGGAGGGACACAACCGGTCCTGGAACTGCGGTGTGGAGGGGCCGACCGACGACCCCGAGGTGCTCGCCCTCCGGGCCCGGCAACGTCGCAACTTCCTTGCCACCCTGATGCTCTCCCAGGGCGTGCCGATGATCGGCCACGGCGACGAACTGGGCCGGACCCAGCACGGCAACAACAACGCCTACTGCCAGGACAACGAGTTGGCCTGGGTGGACTGGGCGAACGTCGACGAGCAGCTACTGGAGTTCGTCCGTACGCTGACCGCCTTCCGCGCCCGGCACCAGGTCTTCCACCGGCGCCGTTTCTTCACCGGACTGCCGGTGCAGACCCGCTCCGCCGACGCCCCCCTGCCCGACCTGGCCTGGTACACCCCGGACGGTCGGGAGATGACCGGTGCGGACTGGGGCAACGACTTCGGCCGGGCCCTCACGCTCTTCGTCAACGGCGACGGAATCCGCGAACGCGGCCAGTACGGGCAGCGGCACCGGGACCACTCGTTCCTGCTGCTGTTCAACGCGCACGACGCGGCACTGGACTTCACCCTGCCCGGCGAGGAGTTCGGCCAGAAGTGGGAACGCGTGATCAGCACCGCCGAACCCGACCCGGACGACCCGACGGTGATCGAGACCGGGGCGACCGTACGGGTGCCGGACCGTTCGCTGGTGGCGCTGGAGAGGATGGTGTGA